The bacterium genome has a window encoding:
- a CDS encoding trypsin-like serine protease, whose product MAAAPGLLVAQTSDGSSPSRSARDQLYEQLARDAAAIEQASVLKQAVRLVKPTVVHLEAKKIGQPVSNYGARKPREEAGSGVIVELNGKHFVLTNRHVISDAPLKNIRVSLADGRRLQPTAKWDDDGTDVAVMAVTADDLTSARLGDSDKVEIGDFVLAVGSPFGLSHSVTYGIVSAEGRRDLKLGHAGVKYQDFFQTDAAINPGNSGGPLLNLRGEVIGVNTAIASNSGGSEGIGFAIPINMFMVVARQLIENGRVVRSFLGVHLDSQFDTPKAAG is encoded by the coding sequence ATGGCAGCCGCCCCAGGTCTGCTGGTGGCCCAAACAAGTGACGGCAGTTCGCCATCGCGAAGCGCGAGAGATCAGTTGTATGAACAATTGGCACGCGATGCAGCGGCCATCGAACAAGCCAGCGTGCTGAAACAGGCGGTCCGGCTGGTCAAACCGACCGTCGTCCACCTGGAGGCCAAAAAGATCGGGCAGCCGGTCAGCAACTACGGCGCCCGCAAGCCCCGCGAGGAGGCGGGCTCGGGGGTGATTGTCGAGCTGAACGGAAAGCACTTTGTCCTGACCAACCGGCACGTTATCAGCGATGCACCGCTGAAGAATATTAGGGTCTCCCTGGCCGACGGTCGCCGATTGCAACCGACAGCCAAATGGGACGACGACGGCACGGACGTGGCTGTGATGGCCGTAACGGCCGACGATCTCACCTCGGCACGACTGGGCGATAGCGACAAGGTCGAAATCGGCGACTTCGTATTGGCCGTGGGCAGTCCCTTCGGGCTGAGTCATTCCGTGACCTATGGAATCGTCAGTGCCGAAGGCCGTCGCGATCTCAAACTCGGACACGCCGGCGTGAAGTACCAGGACTTCTTTCAGACCGATGCCGCCATCAACCCGGGCAACAGCGGGGGGCCGTTGTTGAACCTGCGGGGCGAAGTGATCGGCGTGAACACGGCCATCGCCAGCAACAGCGGCGGCAGCGAAGGGATCGGGTTTGCCATTCCGATCAATATGTTCATGGTCGTCGCCCGTCAGCTTATCGAAAACGGTCGCGTCGTGCGGTCTTTCCTGGGCGTGCACCTCGATTCGCAATTCGACACGCCCAAGGCCGCCGGC